A single window of Actinoallomurus bryophytorum DNA harbors:
- a CDS encoding M24 family metallopeptidase gives MTSATSSFEPERLGRARQAVADSGLGAVFLTPGPDLRYVSGYDATPLERLTCLVVPATGDPFLVVPRLELPAAQASPAAGLGVEMVPWDETDDPFALVAARLPRDVTRVGVADRMWAVMALRFRAALPGAEQVAAGKVLRELRMRKSAIEVEALREAGAAIDRVHGLVPGLLKAGRTEREVGRDIAEAIVAEGHAVTDFVIVGSGPNGASPHHELSDWVIRPGDPVVVDIGGTMPSGYCSDETRVYAVGEPPADFRAYYAVLQEAQAAARAAVRPGVTPEAVDAAARDVIAAAGYGEYFIHRTGHGIGLETHEEPYIVSGNTEPLEAGMAFSIEPGIYPGAHGARIEDIVVCTPEGHESVNNVTRDLVIVDG, from the coding sequence TTGACCAGCGCGACATCATCGTTCGAGCCCGAACGCCTCGGCCGGGCGCGGCAGGCCGTGGCCGACTCGGGGCTGGGCGCGGTGTTCCTGACGCCAGGGCCCGACCTGCGCTACGTCAGCGGCTATGACGCCACCCCGCTGGAGCGGCTGACGTGCCTGGTGGTGCCCGCCACGGGCGATCCGTTCCTCGTCGTGCCCCGGCTCGAGCTGCCCGCCGCGCAGGCGTCGCCGGCCGCCGGCCTCGGGGTGGAGATGGTGCCCTGGGACGAGACCGACGACCCGTTCGCGCTGGTGGCCGCGCGGCTGCCCCGCGACGTGACGCGCGTCGGTGTGGCGGACCGCATGTGGGCGGTCATGGCGCTGCGGTTCCGCGCCGCCCTGCCGGGCGCCGAGCAGGTCGCGGCCGGCAAGGTCCTGCGCGAGCTGCGCATGCGCAAGAGCGCGATCGAGGTCGAGGCGCTGCGCGAGGCCGGCGCGGCCATCGACCGGGTGCACGGGCTCGTGCCGGGTCTGCTCAAGGCCGGCCGGACCGAGCGCGAGGTGGGCCGGGACATCGCCGAGGCCATCGTCGCGGAGGGACACGCGGTCACCGACTTCGTCATCGTCGGATCCGGGCCGAACGGCGCCAGCCCGCACCACGAGCTCTCCGACTGGGTGATCCGGCCCGGCGATCCCGTGGTGGTCGACATCGGCGGCACCATGCCGAGCGGCTACTGCTCCGACGAGACCCGCGTCTACGCCGTGGGCGAGCCGCCGGCGGACTTCCGCGCCTACTACGCGGTGCTCCAGGAGGCCCAGGCCGCCGCCCGCGCCGCCGTACGCCCCGGGGTCACGCCGGAGGCGGTCGACGCGGCGGCACGCGACGTCATCGCGGCGGCCGGCTACGGCGAGTACTTCATCCACCGCACCGGTCACGGCATCGGCCTGGAGACCCACGAGGAGCCCTACATCGTGTCGGGCAACACCGAGCCGCTCGAGGCCGGCATGGCGTTCTCCATCGAGCCGGGCATCTACCCCGGCGCGCACGGCGCCCGCATCGAGGACATCGTCGTGTGCACGCCCGAAGGTCATGAAAGCGTCAACAACGTGACCCGTGACCTGGTCATCGTGGACGGCTGA
- a CDS encoding carbohydrate ABC transporter permease, whose amino-acid sequence MASPQDSGEAGSGSGRLGPPSWLALGFLLPALLLLGALVVYPIVYTAIRSFFDASGKKVVGLDNYTAIFTDHDSLVAVRNTAIWVMVAPTVVVILGLLFAVLTERIRWSTAFKMVVFMPMAVSFLASGVIFRLVYEQDPSMGVANAVVTSVHDTFAGGSRYPGASAREGDKSPDVAQAGAVVTRRQVQPGAAVLIPLVGVKPENLPNSPTPAKAPPAVPGKISGLVWFDFTKGGGGTLNLPDAKEAGLSGMKVQAVSGAKVVASTTTDKDGSFVFDKRLPAGSYTLKLPKDNFAASYGGVNWLGSALITPAIIASYMWVWAGFAMVLIAAGLAAIPRDALEAARVDGATEWQVFRRVTIPLLAPVLTVVFVTMLINALKVFDLVFIIGGGDPNASVLAVRMWTDSFGGGNDQGAGSAVAILLFLLVVPAMLFNLRRFRQENQ is encoded by the coding sequence ATGGCCTCGCCGCAGGACAGCGGCGAGGCCGGGAGCGGTTCGGGCCGGCTCGGCCCTCCGTCCTGGCTCGCGTTGGGCTTCCTGCTTCCGGCGTTGTTGCTGCTGGGTGCGCTGGTGGTCTATCCGATCGTCTACACCGCGATCCGCAGCTTCTTCGACGCCTCGGGCAAGAAAGTGGTGGGGCTGGACAACTACACCGCGATCTTCACCGACCACGATTCGCTGGTCGCGGTGCGCAACACCGCGATCTGGGTTATGGTCGCGCCCACGGTGGTGGTGATCCTTGGGTTGTTGTTCGCGGTGTTGACCGAGCGTATTCGCTGGTCGACGGCGTTCAAGATGGTCGTTTTCATGCCGATGGCGGTCTCGTTCCTGGCCTCGGGTGTGATCTTCCGGCTGGTCTATGAGCAGGACCCGTCGATGGGTGTGGCCAACGCGGTCGTCACCTCGGTGCACGACACCTTCGCGGGTGGTTCGCGGTATCCGGGTGCTTCGGCCAGGGAGGGCGACAAGAGTCCCGACGTGGCTCAGGCGGGCGCGGTCGTGACGCGCCGGCAGGTCCAGCCCGGTGCTGCCGTGCTGATCCCGCTGGTCGGGGTGAAACCGGAGAACCTGCCGAACAGCCCGACTCCGGCCAAGGCCCCTCCGGCGGTGCCGGGCAAGATCAGCGGGCTGGTGTGGTTCGACTTCACCAAGGGCGGCGGCGGCACGCTCAACCTCCCCGACGCGAAGGAGGCGGGCCTGTCGGGGATGAAGGTCCAGGCCGTGTCGGGGGCGAAGGTGGTCGCCTCGACGACCACGGATAAGGACGGCTCCTTCGTATTCGACAAGCGACTGCCCGCCGGTTCGTACACGCTGAAGTTGCCGAAGGACAATTTCGCGGCTTCCTACGGGGGCGTGAACTGGCTGGGGTCGGCGTTGATCACTCCGGCGATCATCGCGTCGTACATGTGGGTGTGGGCCGGGTTCGCGATGGTGTTGATCGCGGCGGGGCTGGCGGCGATTCCGCGCGACGCGCTCGAGGCGGCGCGGGTGGACGGCGCGACCGAGTGGCAGGTGTTCCGGCGGGTCACGATCCCGTTGCTGGCACCGGTCCTGACAGTGGTGTTCGTCACGATGTTGATCAATGCGCTGAAGGTCTTCGACCTGGTGTTCATCATCGGTGGCGGTGATCCGAACGCGTCGGTGCTTGCGGTGCGGATGTGGACCGACTCCTTTGGTGGCGGTAACGACCAGGGGGCCGGGTCCGCGGTCGCGATCTTGTTGTTCTTGCTGGTCGTGCCCGCGATGTTGTTCAACCTGCGGCGTTTTCGACAGGAGAACCAATGA
- a CDS encoding TetR/AcrR family transcriptional regulator, whose amino-acid sequence MNDTGTRERILQAALRLLAESGDATVSTRAVCAAAGVGAPTLYHHFGDKDGLLDAVVVYGFERYLAEKRARPSTGDPVEDLRGGWDQHVEFGRSQPAFYALMYGAGRSAGAASEEAHRILLGTTEAVARAGRLRVPVHTAAGMILAACMGVTLRLISGVGDDAADLSARTREAVLAAITTDEVEDRPSSVSGMAIALASAIDGQAPHTLTSAETAMLREWLARVAAC is encoded by the coding sequence GTGAACGACACCGGCACGCGCGAACGCATCCTGCAGGCCGCCCTCCGGCTCCTGGCCGAGTCCGGCGACGCCACGGTCTCCACTCGGGCCGTGTGCGCGGCGGCGGGCGTCGGCGCGCCGACCCTCTACCACCACTTCGGGGACAAGGACGGCCTGCTCGACGCCGTCGTCGTGTACGGCTTCGAGCGATACCTCGCCGAGAAGCGCGCCCGGCCGTCGACCGGCGACCCGGTGGAGGATCTGCGCGGCGGCTGGGACCAGCATGTGGAGTTCGGGCGGTCGCAGCCGGCCTTCTACGCCCTCATGTACGGCGCGGGCCGCAGCGCCGGCGCGGCGTCGGAGGAGGCCCACCGGATCCTGCTGGGGACGACCGAGGCGGTCGCGCGCGCCGGCCGGTTGCGCGTTCCGGTGCACACGGCCGCCGGCATGATCCTGGCGGCGTGCATGGGCGTGACGCTCCGCCTGATCTCGGGCGTGGGCGATGATGCCGCGGACCTGTCCGCGCGTACGCGTGAGGCGGTCCTGGCCGCCATCACCACCGACGAGGTCGAGGACCGCCCGTCGTCGGTGTCGGGCATGGCGATCGCGCTGGCCTCGGCGATCGACGGCCAGGCGCCGCACACGCTGACCTCGGCCGAGACCGCCATGCTGCGCGAATGGCTCGCGCGCGTCGCGGCCTGCTGA
- the trhA gene encoding PAQR family membrane homeostasis protein TrhA: protein MALRAGKVGEIAQSVKPRLRGWLHAGTFPAVLVAGLVLVALGPTLAARLAAAVYTLTSSLLFGVSALYHRGHWSERSDAILRRFDHANIYLIIAGTYTPFALLALHGTTRTVVLAVIWGGAGAGVLFRIVWVGAPRWLYTALYVGLGWVAAAFMPQLLDGAGVAALVLVCVGGLLYSTGGLVYGLRRPDPSPRWFGFHEVFHAFTVAAYVAQYIAVSFVVYRAA from the coding sequence ATGGCACTACGAGCGGGCAAAGTGGGAGAGATCGCGCAGTCGGTCAAGCCGCGGCTGCGCGGCTGGCTGCATGCGGGCACGTTCCCGGCCGTGCTGGTCGCGGGCCTGGTCCTGGTCGCGCTCGGCCCGACGCTGGCCGCACGGCTGGCCGCCGCGGTGTACACCCTGACCTCCTCACTGCTGTTCGGGGTCTCCGCGCTCTACCACCGGGGGCACTGGTCCGAACGCAGCGATGCGATACTCCGGCGATTCGACCACGCCAACATCTACCTGATCATCGCGGGCACCTACACTCCGTTCGCGCTGCTGGCCCTGCACGGCACCACCCGTACGGTCGTGCTCGCGGTGATCTGGGGCGGCGCGGGCGCGGGCGTGCTGTTCCGCATCGTGTGGGTCGGCGCGCCGCGCTGGCTCTACACCGCGCTGTACGTGGGGCTCGGCTGGGTCGCCGCGGCCTTCATGCCGCAGCTGCTGGACGGCGCCGGGGTGGCCGCGCTCGTCCTCGTCTGCGTCGGGGGCCTGCTCTACAGCACCGGGGGGCTGGTGTACGGCCTGCGCCGCCCGGATCCGTCGCCGCGCTGGTTCGGCTTTCACGAGGTGTTCCACGCCTTCACGGTGGCCGCGTACGTCGCGCAGTACATCGCCGTGTCCTTCGTCGTCTACCGGGCGGCCTGA
- a CDS encoding carbohydrate ABC transporter permease, with translation MSTATIPESGPTTDRPDYSGAPRRSVASRIVARLGGGVVQILLLIVAVVWLVPTLGLFVASLRSQQDDNSTGWWHIFSAPSQLTFKAYSDLLGKPDFVDSFWNTVLIALPATLLVVAIASLAGYAFAWMEFPGRDWLFLIVVALLVVPVQVGLIPVAKLYGWIHVFGSIPSVVAFHVAFGLPFAIFLLRNFFAGIPRDLLEAARMDGGKEWTIFVKVIFPLGKPAIASLAIFQFLWVWNDMLVSLVFANTGSQPMTKFLQSQMRQFTGNIDILAPGAFLSLIVPLVVFFAFQRYFVQGVLAGSVK, from the coding sequence ATGAGTACCGCGACCATTCCCGAGTCCGGGCCCACCACGGACCGGCCGGACTACAGCGGCGCGCCGCGCAGGAGTGTCGCCTCCCGTATCGTCGCCCGGCTGGGCGGCGGGGTGGTGCAGATCCTCCTGCTGATCGTGGCGGTGGTCTGGCTGGTGCCGACGCTGGGGCTGTTCGTGGCCTCGCTGCGGTCCCAGCAGGATGACAACTCCACCGGCTGGTGGCACATCTTCAGTGCCCCCTCCCAGCTGACGTTCAAGGCCTACTCGGACCTGCTGGGCAAGCCCGACTTCGTAGACTCCTTCTGGAACACCGTGCTCATCGCGCTACCGGCCACCCTGCTGGTCGTCGCGATCGCGTCACTGGCGGGGTACGCGTTCGCGTGGATGGAGTTCCCCGGCCGCGACTGGCTGTTCCTGATCGTCGTGGCCCTGCTGGTCGTCCCCGTGCAGGTCGGACTGATCCCGGTGGCGAAGCTCTACGGCTGGATCCATGTGTTCGGGTCGATCCCGAGCGTGGTGGCCTTCCACGTGGCGTTCGGGCTGCCATTCGCGATCTTCTTGCTGCGCAACTTCTTCGCCGGCATCCCACGGGACCTGCTGGAGGCGGCGCGAATGGACGGCGGGAAGGAGTGGACGATCTTCGTCAAGGTGATCTTCCCACTCGGCAAACCCGCGATCGCCTCACTCGCGATCTTCCAGTTCCTGTGGGTCTGGAACGACATGCTCGTCTCACTGGTCTTCGCCAACACCGGCTCCCAGCCGATGACCAAGTTCCTGCAGTCCCAGATGCGGCAGTTCACCGGCAACATCGACATCCTGGCCCCAGGAGCCTTCCTGTCCCTGATCGTCCCGCTGGTCGTCTTCTTCGCCTTCCAGCGCTACTTCGTCCAGGGCGTCCTGGCGGGTTCCGTCAAATAG
- a CDS encoding aldo/keto reductase has product MMRERTLGQLTTSEIGLGAMGMSGMYGPADEAESIATIHAAMDAGVTLLDTGDFYGMGHNELLIRDALRTRDRDQVAISVKFGALRDPAGGFAGYDGRPVAVKNFLTYTLTRLGTDHVDIYRPARVDPAVPIEDTIGAIAELVEAGYVRHIGLSEAGPETIRRAAAVHPIVDLQIEYSLLSRGIEKEILPVCRELGIGVTAYGVLTRGLLSGHWSKDRQLGKGDFRGRAPRFSGGNLEHNLALVEALREVAEARDVTVAQAAIAWVLSRGTDIVPLIGARRRDRLSEALGALEVELTGDDLAAIERAVPAESVAGDRYDAAQMAHLDSER; this is encoded by the coding sequence ATGATGCGAGAGCGCACCTTGGGGCAGCTGACCACCTCCGAGATCGGCCTGGGCGCCATGGGGATGTCCGGCATGTACGGCCCCGCCGACGAGGCCGAGAGCATCGCCACGATCCACGCCGCCATGGACGCGGGGGTGACCCTGCTCGACACCGGCGACTTCTACGGCATGGGCCACAACGAACTGCTGATCCGTGACGCGCTGCGGACCCGCGACCGCGACCAGGTCGCGATCAGCGTGAAGTTCGGTGCCCTCCGTGACCCCGCCGGGGGATTCGCCGGCTATGACGGCCGCCCGGTGGCGGTCAAGAACTTCCTCACCTACACCCTGACCCGCCTCGGCACCGACCACGTGGACATCTACCGGCCCGCGCGCGTGGACCCGGCCGTGCCGATCGAGGACACCATCGGCGCGATCGCCGAGCTGGTCGAGGCCGGATACGTCCGCCACATCGGGCTGTCGGAGGCCGGTCCCGAGACCATCCGGCGCGCCGCGGCCGTGCACCCGATCGTCGACCTGCAGATCGAGTACTCCCTGCTGTCCCGCGGCATCGAGAAGGAGATCCTGCCGGTCTGCCGCGAACTGGGCATCGGCGTCACCGCGTACGGGGTGCTGACGCGCGGTCTGCTGTCCGGCCACTGGTCCAAGGACCGGCAGCTGGGCAAGGGCGACTTCCGCGGGCGTGCCCCGAGGTTCAGCGGCGGCAACCTGGAGCACAACCTGGCGCTCGTCGAGGCGCTCAGGGAGGTCGCCGAGGCCAGGGACGTCACGGTCGCGCAGGCCGCCATCGCCTGGGTGCTGTCCCGCGGCACGGACATCGTGCCGCTGATCGGCGCCCGTCGCCGGGACCGCCTGTCGGAGGCCCTGGGCGCCCTGGAGGTCGAGCTGACCGGCGACGACCTCGCCGCCATCGAACGCGCCGTCCCCGCGGAGTCCGTCGCGGGCGACCGCTACGACGCCGCCCAGATGGCCCACCTGGACAGCGAGCGCTGA
- a CDS encoding acyl-CoA dehydrogenase family protein: protein MSPLLPPVDRELPTPEARDLLDLTRELVEAELAPRAAEDEEAGRFPREVFRTLGRAGLLGLPYPEELGGGGQPYEVYLQVIEELAAGWLAVGMGVSVHTLACFPIARYGSAEQRERSLPDMLGGDLLGAYCLSEPHSGSDAAALATRADHDGDTYTLNGTKAWITHGGQADFYTVFARTSADKSRGVSCLHVPAGAAGLRPAAPEKKMGLRSSPTAQLVFDDVRVPEADLVGEEGQGFPIALSALDGGRLGIAACAVGVARAALETAAAYARERRQFGRPIGEFQGLQFMLADMATGVEAARSLYLSAARRRDAGLDYTTHAAMAKLFATDTAMRVTTDAVQVLGGYGYVSDFPVERYMREAKVLQIVEGTNQVQRVVIGRRLTRPR, encoded by the coding sequence ATGAGCCCACTGCTACCGCCGGTCGATCGTGAGCTGCCGACACCGGAGGCCCGCGACCTTCTCGACCTGACCCGCGAACTGGTCGAGGCCGAGCTCGCGCCGCGCGCGGCCGAGGACGAGGAGGCCGGCCGTTTCCCCCGTGAGGTCTTCCGTACGCTGGGCCGGGCCGGGCTGCTGGGCCTGCCCTACCCCGAGGAGCTCGGCGGGGGCGGCCAGCCGTACGAGGTCTATCTGCAGGTGATCGAGGAGCTGGCGGCGGGCTGGCTCGCCGTCGGCATGGGCGTGAGCGTGCACACGCTCGCCTGCTTCCCCATCGCGCGGTACGGCTCCGCGGAGCAGCGCGAACGCAGCCTGCCGGACATGCTGGGCGGCGACCTGCTCGGCGCGTACTGCCTGTCCGAGCCCCACTCCGGCTCCGACGCGGCCGCGCTGGCCACGCGGGCCGACCACGACGGTGACACCTACACCCTCAATGGCACCAAGGCGTGGATCACCCACGGGGGGCAGGCCGACTTCTACACGGTCTTCGCACGTACGTCGGCCGACAAGAGCCGTGGGGTGTCCTGCCTGCACGTCCCCGCCGGCGCCGCGGGGCTGCGCCCGGCGGCACCGGAGAAGAAGATGGGCCTGCGCTCCTCGCCCACCGCCCAGCTGGTCTTCGACGACGTACGGGTCCCGGAGGCGGACCTGGTCGGCGAGGAGGGTCAGGGGTTCCCGATCGCCCTGTCCGCCCTCGACGGAGGGCGGCTGGGCATCGCGGCGTGCGCGGTCGGCGTGGCGCGGGCGGCCCTGGAGACGGCCGCCGCGTACGCGCGCGAGCGCCGGCAGTTCGGCAGGCCGATCGGGGAGTTCCAGGGCCTGCAGTTCATGCTCGCCGACATGGCGACGGGCGTCGAGGCGGCGCGTTCGCTCTACCTGAGCGCCGCGCGCCGGCGTGACGCGGGTCTGGACTACACGACGCACGCGGCCATGGCCAAGCTGTTCGCGACCGACACCGCGATGCGCGTGACCACCGATGCCGTGCAGGTACTCGGCGGCTACGGGTATGTCAGCGACTTTCCGGTCGAACGGTATATGCGCGAGGCAAAGGTGCTACAGATCGTCGAAGGGACGAATCAGGTTCAGCGCGTCGTGATCGGCCGCCGGTTGACGCGGCCGAGATAA
- a CDS encoding ABC transporter ATP-binding protein yields the protein MAEVVLAGVGKVYPDGTRAVGDLNLNIADGEFLVLVGPSGCGKTTALRMVAGLEEISEGRVSVGGRVVNRVPARDRDVAMVFQSYALYPHLSVRQNIGFGLTLRKMKKDVIRKRVDAAAKTLGLEDHLERRPRNLSGGQRQRVAMGRAIVREPQAFLMDEPLSNLDAKLRVQMRAEIARIQRDLGVTTIYVTHDQTEAMTLGDRVAVMKKGELQQVAAPQELYDRPANLFVAGFIGSPAMNLLKGDLSGTEGDMRLSIGGQELRVGAGVLERRPALRDYIGRSVVVGIRPEDMEDARLSPGGEGTRLTSTAELVEAMGSDVLVHFGMEAATVVTEDTKELARDAGTDVLGTLETPHTTVVARFSPRTEVQVGDSIDVHVDTARLHFFDLDTSKSIWDAEPAVETADEAPPETAEADTADAGEAKEEEE from the coding sequence GTGGCCGAGGTCGTCCTGGCCGGAGTTGGCAAGGTCTATCCCGATGGCACTCGTGCCGTCGGCGATCTGAATCTGAACATCGCGGACGGCGAGTTCCTCGTACTCGTCGGGCCGTCTGGCTGCGGAAAGACGACAGCGCTGCGGATGGTGGCCGGGCTCGAGGAGATATCCGAAGGAAGGGTCAGCGTCGGGGGCCGGGTGGTCAACCGGGTGCCCGCGCGCGATCGCGACGTCGCGATGGTCTTCCAGAGCTATGCCCTCTATCCGCATCTTTCGGTCCGGCAGAACATCGGGTTCGGGCTCACCCTGCGCAAAATGAAGAAGGACGTGATCCGCAAGCGGGTCGACGCGGCGGCCAAGACGCTGGGCCTGGAGGACCATCTCGAACGCCGGCCGCGTAACCTCTCCGGCGGCCAGCGGCAGCGGGTCGCGATGGGCCGTGCGATCGTCCGTGAGCCGCAGGCGTTCCTGATGGACGAGCCGCTGTCCAACCTCGACGCCAAGCTGCGCGTGCAGATGCGCGCGGAGATCGCCCGCATCCAGCGCGACCTCGGCGTCACCACGATCTACGTCACCCACGACCAGACCGAGGCGATGACGCTCGGCGACCGGGTCGCGGTGATGAAGAAGGGCGAGCTGCAGCAGGTCGCGGCGCCGCAGGAGCTGTACGACCGGCCCGCGAACCTGTTCGTCGCCGGGTTCATCGGCTCCCCGGCGATGAACCTCCTCAAGGGCGACCTCAGCGGCACCGAGGGCGATATGCGGCTCTCGATCGGCGGGCAGGAGCTGCGCGTCGGCGCCGGCGTGCTGGAGCGGCGGCCCGCACTGCGCGACTACATCGGGCGCTCCGTCGTGGTCGGCATCCGGCCCGAGGACATGGAGGACGCCAGGCTGAGCCCGGGCGGCGAGGGGACCCGGCTCACCTCGACCGCCGAGCTCGTCGAGGCCATGGGCTCCGACGTGCTCGTCCACTTCGGCATGGAGGCCGCGACGGTCGTGACCGAGGACACCAAGGAGCTCGCACGCGACGCGGGCACCGACGTTCTCGGCACGCTGGAGACGCCGCACACGACGGTGGTGGCGCGGTTCAGCCCCCGCACGGAGGTCCAGGTCGGCGACTCCATCGACGTGCACGTGGACACGGCCCGGCTGCACTTCTTCGACCTGGACACGAGCAAGTCGATCTGGGACGCCGAACCCGCGGTGGAGACGGCGGACGAGGCTCCCCCGGAGACCGCCGAGGCGGACACCGCCGACGCCGGCGAGGCCAAGGAGGAAGAAGAGTGA
- a CDS encoding ABC transporter substrate-binding protein produces the protein MRTNTRWTATAAAAGLLLTASACGGSDSKSSPSSSAGAQELKGVTIEVAAKWTGPEQASFEKVLSAFEKQTGAKVNYASTGENTDAYLGPRIQAKQPPDIAILPQPGLVAQYAKKGDLKPLSADVASTIDANYTPYWKELGSVDGKTYGVLVKAAYKSIIWYRSKAFDDAGVQPPADWASFTKAAQTLSDAGSTPLELAAGSGDAWTLTDWFENVYLSQAGPDMYDKLTKHEIKWTDASVTKALQTLVQVWGKSNMIAGGSSGALQQKFDGSVTDTFGKNKAAMVYGGDFAAANIGTTSAKVGTDAKVFAFPKAGSTTPAVLGGDTAVALKDSKGAMALMKYLASPEAGTVWAKGGGYISPDKNVKPDAYPDALTKQLVAQMQAAGDSARYDMSDQAPAAFGGTPGQGEWEDLRGLVKNPGDIKGAQAKLESDAAKAYK, from the coding sequence GTGAGAACCAATACGCGATGGACCGCCACGGCGGCCGCAGCGGGACTGCTCCTCACGGCGTCCGCCTGTGGCGGTAGCGACTCGAAGTCCTCTCCCAGCTCCAGCGCCGGTGCGCAGGAGTTGAAGGGGGTGACGATCGAGGTCGCGGCGAAGTGGACGGGTCCTGAGCAGGCGAGTTTCGAGAAGGTGTTGTCTGCTTTTGAGAAGCAGACGGGTGCGAAGGTGAATTACGCGTCGACGGGTGAGAACACCGATGCGTATCTGGGGCCGCGTATTCAGGCGAAGCAGCCGCCGGACATCGCGATTCTGCCGCAGCCGGGTCTGGTGGCGCAGTACGCGAAGAAGGGTGATCTGAAGCCGTTGTCGGCGGATGTGGCGTCGACGATCGATGCGAATTACACCCCGTACTGGAAAGAGCTGGGGTCGGTCGATGGGAAGACCTACGGGGTGCTGGTGAAGGCGGCTTACAAGTCGATCATCTGGTACCGGTCGAAGGCCTTTGATGACGCGGGTGTGCAGCCGCCGGCGGATTGGGCTTCGTTCACGAAGGCCGCGCAGACGTTGTCGGATGCGGGTTCGACGCCGCTGGAGCTGGCGGCGGGGTCGGGGGATGCGTGGACCCTGACGGACTGGTTCGAGAATGTGTACCTGTCTCAGGCGGGTCCGGACATGTACGACAAGTTGACCAAGCACGAGATCAAGTGGACCGACGCGTCGGTGACCAAGGCTCTGCAGACGCTGGTGCAGGTCTGGGGTAAGTCGAACATGATCGCGGGCGGTTCTTCGGGTGCGTTGCAGCAGAAGTTCGATGGTTCGGTGACGGACACGTTCGGTAAGAACAAGGCCGCGATGGTCTATGGGGGTGACTTCGCGGCGGCGAACATCGGGACGACGTCGGCGAAGGTCGGTACGGACGCGAAGGTGTTCGCGTTCCCCAAGGCGGGGTCGACGACTCCTGCGGTGCTGGGTGGTGACACGGCGGTCGCGCTGAAGGACAGCAAGGGCGCGATGGCGCTGATGAAGTATCTGGCTTCGCCGGAGGCGGGCACGGTGTGGGCCAAGGGCGGCGGTTACATCTCTCCGGACAAGAACGTCAAGCCGGATGCGTATCCGGATGCGCTGACCAAGCAGTTGGTGGCGCAGATGCAGGCGGCTGGGGATTCGGCTCGGTATGACATGTCCGACCAGGCGCCGGCGGCGTTCGGTGGTACGCCGGGTCAGGGTGAGTGGGAGGACCTGCGGGGCCTGGTGAAGAACCCGGGTGACATCAAGGGTGCTCAGGCGAAGCTGGAGTCCGACGCGGCCAAGGCCTACAAGTAG
- a CDS encoding Lrp/AsnC family transcriptional regulator has protein sequence MEDIDRQIVALLAGEGRMSFTDLARETGLSVSAVHQRVRRLQKRGVIKGYTAVLDHEAIGLPLTAFVSIKPIDPSAPDDAPEKLTHLSEIEACHSVAGEESYILKIRVTSPFALEELLQQIRAAANVSTRTTVVLSTPFEGRPPHL, from the coding sequence GTGGAGGACATCGACCGGCAGATCGTCGCCCTGCTCGCGGGCGAGGGCCGCATGAGCTTCACCGACCTCGCGCGGGAGACCGGCCTGTCGGTATCGGCGGTGCACCAGCGCGTACGCCGCCTGCAGAAGCGTGGCGTCATCAAGGGATACACCGCGGTCCTCGACCACGAGGCGATCGGCCTGCCTCTCACCGCGTTCGTCTCGATCAAGCCGATCGACCCGTCCGCGCCGGACGACGCACCCGAGAAACTCACCCATCTCAGCGAGATCGAGGCGTGCCACTCGGTGGCGGGCGAGGAGAGCTACATCCTCAAGATCCGGGTCACCTCGCCGTTCGCGCTGGAGGAGCTGCTCCAGCAGATCCGGGCCGCGGCCAATGTCTCCACCCGTACGACGGTGGTGCTGAGCACCCCGTTCGAGGGCCGGCCGCCCCACCTCTGA
- a CDS encoding hemerythrin domain-containing protein encodes MSITTEQFFDGREMFVVHAMFRREFGLMPELVRGVAAGDQQRMRVVAGHLVGVATVLHHHHRAEDEQAWPFLLERGSEDVARIVQLMEIQHANIDELAAEVDVALEAWRGGATTVSRDALADILERLVPVLDQHMRLEEERAVPLMEKYITAAEWSQMVRAGAAGFDADGLTLGFGMLMYEGDPEIVDLAVAALPPEARTAIRQRAARAFAAHSERVHGTATPPRSTEL; translated from the coding sequence TTGTCGATTACCACTGAGCAGTTCTTCGATGGTCGTGAAATGTTCGTGGTGCACGCCATGTTCCGCCGCGAGTTCGGTCTCATGCCGGAACTCGTCCGCGGCGTGGCCGCGGGCGACCAGCAGCGCATGCGGGTCGTCGCCGGTCACCTCGTGGGTGTCGCCACCGTTCTTCACCACCACCATCGCGCCGAGGACGAGCAGGCGTGGCCGTTCCTGCTGGAGCGCGGCTCGGAGGACGTGGCACGGATCGTTCAGCTGATGGAGATCCAGCACGCCAACATCGACGAGCTCGCCGCCGAGGTCGACGTGGCGCTGGAGGCCTGGCGCGGCGGCGCCACCACGGTGAGCCGTGACGCGCTCGCGGACATCCTCGAGCGGCTGGTCCCCGTACTCGACCAGCACATGCGCCTGGAGGAGGAGCGCGCCGTCCCGCTCATGGAGAAGTACATCACCGCCGCCGAGTGGAGCCAGATGGTGCGGGCGGGAGCGGCCGGCTTCGACGCCGACGGCCTCACGCTCGGGTTCGGCATGCTGATGTACGAGGGCGATCCCGAGATCGTCGACCTGGCCGTCGCCGCACTGCCGCCGGAGGCGCGGACGGCGATCAGGCAGCGTGCGGCGCGGGCGTTCGCGGCGCATTCCGAGCGTGTCCACGGGACCGCCACGCCGCCACGCAGCACCGAGCTGTGA